The Sus scrofa isolate TJ Tabasco breed Duroc chromosome X, Sscrofa11.1, whole genome shotgun sequence genome has a segment encoding these proteins:
- the FTSJ1 gene encoding putative tRNA (cytidine(32)/guanosine(34)-2'-O)-methyltransferase isoform X1 gives MGRTSKDKRDVYYRLAKENGWRARSAFKLLQLDEEFQLFQGVTRAVDLCAAPGSWSQVLSQKIGGQGSGHVVAVDLQAMAPLPGVLQIQGDITQLSTAKEIIQHFEGCPADLVVCDGAPDVTGLHDVDEYMQAQLLLAALNIATHVLKPGGCFVAKIFRGRDVTLIYSQLRVFFSSVLCAKPRSSRNSSIEAFAVCKGYDPPAGFLPDLTKPLLDHSYDPDFNQLDGPTRTIVPFVTCGDLSAYDSDRSYPLDLEDGSEYKYTPPTQPPISPPYQEACTLKKKGQLAKETRPQDCSVSTAAVLPQSLAAPQCHTLLASEVEDSEMNCSP, from the exons ATGGGACGGACGTCGAAGGACAAGCGGGATGTCTACTACCGCCTAGCCAAGGAGAATGGCTGGCGTGCCCGCAGTGCCTTCAAACTGCTACAACTTGACGAGGAATTCCAGCTCTTCCAAG GCGTGACGCGGGCAGTTGACCTGTGCGCGGCCCCGGGCAGCTGGAGCCAGGTGCTGAGCCAGAAGATTGG GGGCCAGGGGTCCGGCCACGTGGTGGCTGTGGACCTTCAGGCTATGGCTCCACTGCCAGGTGTGTTACAGATCCAAGGGGATATCACCCAG CTGTCCACTGCCAAGGAGATCATCCAGCACTTTGAGGGCTGCCCCGCGGACCTCGTAGTGTGTGACGGGGCTCCCGATG TAACCGGCCTCCACGATGTTGATGAGTATATGCAGGCCCAGCTCCTCCTAGCC GCTCTGAACATCGCCACACACGTCTTGAAGCCAGGGGGCTGCTTTGTGGCCAAG ATCTTCCGAGGCCGGGATGTGACGCTGATCTACAGCCAGCTGCGTGTCTTCTTCTCCAGCGTGCTCTGTGCCAAGCCCAGGAGCAGCCGGAACTCCAGCATCG AGGCTTTCGCTGTCTGTAAGGGTTATGACCCCCCTGCGGGTTTCCTGCCAGACCTGACCAAACCCCTGCTGGACCACTCTTACG ATCCAGATTTCAACCAATTGGATGGGCCTACCCGCACCATTGTGCCATTTGTGACCTGCGGGGACCTGAGCGCCTATGATTCGGACCGCAGCTACCCACTGGAC CTAGAGGACGGCTCAGAGTACAAGTACACCCCACCCACGCAGCCCCCCATCTCACCACCGTACCAGGAGGCCTGCACATTGAAGAAGAAGGGGCAGCTAGCCAAGGAGACCCGCCCGCAGGACTGCTCCGTCAGCACAGCGGCCGTGTTGCCCCAGTCCCTGGCTGCCCCACAGTGCCACACCCTGCTGGCCTCTGAG GTGGAAGACAGTGAAATGAATTGTTCGCCTTGA
- the FTSJ1 gene encoding putative tRNA (cytidine(32)/guanosine(34)-2'-O)-methyltransferase (The RefSeq protein has 2 substitutions compared to this genomic sequence): MGRTSKDKRDVYYRLAKENGWRARSAFKLLQLDEEFQLFQGVTRAVDLCAAPGSWSQVLSQKIGGQGSGHVVAVDLQAMAPLPGVLQIQGDITQLTTAKEIIQHFEGCPADLVVCDGAPDVTGLHDVDEYMQAQLLLAALNIATHVLKPGGCFVAKIFRGRDVTLIYSQLRVFFSSVLCAKPRSSRNSSIEAFAVCKGYDPPAGFLPDLTKPLLDHSYDPDFNQLDGPTRTIVPFVTCGDLSAYDSDRSHPLDLEDGSEYKYTPPTQPPISPPYQEACTLKKKGQLAKETRPQDCSVSTAAVLPQSLAAPQCHTLLASEVEDSEMNCSP, encoded by the exons ATGGGACGGACGTCGAAGGACAAGCGGGATGTCTACTACCGCCTAGCCAAGGAGAATGGCTGGCGTGCCCGCAGTGCCTTCAAACTGCTACAACTTGACGAGGAATTCCAGCTCTTCCAAG GCGTGACGCGGGCAGTTGACCTGTGCGCGGCCCCGGGCAGCTGGAGCCAGGTGCTGAGCCAGAAGATTGG GGGCCAGGGGTCCGGCCACGTGGTGGCTGTGGACCTTCAGGCTATGGCTCCACTGCCAGGTGTGTTACAGATCCAAGGGGATATCACCCAG CTGTCCACTGCCAAGGAGATCATCCAGCACTTTGAGGGCTGCCCCGCGGACCTCGTAGTGTGTGACGGGGCTCCCGATG TAACCGGCCTCCACGATGTTGATGAGTATATGCAGGCCCAGCTCCTCCTAGCC GCTCTGAACATCGCCACACACGTCTTGAAGCCAGGGGGCTGCTTTGTGGCCAAG ATCTTCCGAGGCCGGGATGTGACGCTGATCTACAGCCAGCTGCGTGTCTTCTTCTCCAGCGTGCTCTGTGCCAAGCCCAGGAGCAGCCGGAACTCCAGCATCG AGGCTTTCGCTGTCTGTAAGGGTTATGACCCCCCTGCGGGTTTCCTGCCAGACCTGACCAAACCCCTGCTGGACCACTCTTACG ATCCAGATTTCAACCAATTGGATGGGCCTACCCGCACCATTGTGCCATTTGTGACCTGCGGGGACCTGAGCGCCTATGATTCGGACCGCAGCTACCCACTGGAC CTAGAGGACGGCTCAGAGTACAAGTACACCCCACCCACGCAGCCCCCCATCTCACCACCGTACCAGGAGGCCTGCACATTGAAGAAGAAGGGGCAGCTAGCCAAGGAGACCCGCCCGCAGGACTGCTCCGTCAGCACAGCGGCCGTGTTGCCCCAGTCCCTGGCTGCCCCACAGTGCCACACCCTGCTGGCCTCTGAG GTGGAAGACAGTGAAATGAATTGTTCGCCTTGA
- the FTSJ1 gene encoding putative tRNA (cytidine(32)/guanosine(34)-2'-O)-methyltransferase isoform X2: MGRTSKDKRDVYYRLAKENGWRARSAFKLLQLDEEFQLFQGVTRAVDLCAAPGSWSQVLSQKIGGQGSGHVVAVDLQAMAPLPGVLQIQGDITQLSTAKEIIQHFEGCPADLVVCDGAPDVTGLHDVDEYMQAQLLLAALNIATHVLKPGGCFVAKIFRGRDVTLIYSQLRVFFSSVLCAKPRSSRNSSIEAFAVCKGYDPPAGFLPDLTKPLLDHSYDFNQLDGPTRTIVPFVTCGDLSAYDSDRSYPLDLEDGSEYKYTPPTQPPISPPYQEACTLKKKGQLAKETRPQDCSVSTAAVLPQSLAAPQCHTLLASEVEDSEMNCSP; this comes from the exons ATGGGACGGACGTCGAAGGACAAGCGGGATGTCTACTACCGCCTAGCCAAGGAGAATGGCTGGCGTGCCCGCAGTGCCTTCAAACTGCTACAACTTGACGAGGAATTCCAGCTCTTCCAAG GCGTGACGCGGGCAGTTGACCTGTGCGCGGCCCCGGGCAGCTGGAGCCAGGTGCTGAGCCAGAAGATTGG GGGCCAGGGGTCCGGCCACGTGGTGGCTGTGGACCTTCAGGCTATGGCTCCACTGCCAGGTGTGTTACAGATCCAAGGGGATATCACCCAG CTGTCCACTGCCAAGGAGATCATCCAGCACTTTGAGGGCTGCCCCGCGGACCTCGTAGTGTGTGACGGGGCTCCCGATG TAACCGGCCTCCACGATGTTGATGAGTATATGCAGGCCCAGCTCCTCCTAGCC GCTCTGAACATCGCCACACACGTCTTGAAGCCAGGGGGCTGCTTTGTGGCCAAG ATCTTCCGAGGCCGGGATGTGACGCTGATCTACAGCCAGCTGCGTGTCTTCTTCTCCAGCGTGCTCTGTGCCAAGCCCAGGAGCAGCCGGAACTCCAGCATCG AGGCTTTCGCTGTCTGTAAGGGTTATGACCCCCCTGCGGGTTTCCTGCCAGACCTGACCAAACCCCTGCTGGACCACTCTTACG ATTTCAACCAATTGGATGGGCCTACCCGCACCATTGTGCCATTTGTGACCTGCGGGGACCTGAGCGCCTATGATTCGGACCGCAGCTACCCACTGGAC CTAGAGGACGGCTCAGAGTACAAGTACACCCCACCCACGCAGCCCCCCATCTCACCACCGTACCAGGAGGCCTGCACATTGAAGAAGAAGGGGCAGCTAGCCAAGGAGACCCGCCCGCAGGACTGCTCCGTCAGCACAGCGGCCGTGTTGCCCCAGTCCCTGGCTGCCCCACAGTGCCACACCCTGCTGGCCTCTGAG GTGGAAGACAGTGAAATGAATTGTTCGCCTTGA